A genomic segment from Branchiostoma floridae strain S238N-H82 chromosome 7, Bfl_VNyyK, whole genome shotgun sequence encodes:
- the LOC118419497 gene encoding phosphoglycerate kinase 1-like isoform X2, whose translation MSLTKLSIDKVDVKGKRVLMRVDFNVPMKGKEITNTQRIVAAIPSVKYALDQGAKSVVLMSHLGRPDGRRQDKFSLAPVADELKKLLGRDVTFLPDCVGGEVEAACADPAPGSVILLENLRFHIEEEGKGVDEGGNKVKAKPDDVTAFRSSLTNLGDVYVNDAFGTAHRAHSSMVGVNHSQRASGFLLKKELDYFNRALQNPNRPFLAILGGAKIKDKIPLIENMLDKVNDLIIVGGMAFTFLKVLNGMKIGSSLFDKEGAKIVEHLMEKAKKNGVAIHFPVDFVTADAFSESAATGTATVESGIPDGWMGLDCGPESGRKFKEVISRSNTIVWNGPVGVFEFEKFAAGTKGMMDDVVAVTQKGAVTIIGGGDTATCCAKFGTEDKVSHVSTGGGASLELLEGKTLPGVAALSEA comes from the exons ATGTCGCTAACGAAGCTCAGTATCGACAAGGTGGACGTCAAGGGGAAGAGAGTCCTCATGAG GGTGGACTTCAATGTTCCCATGAAGGGAAAGGAAATTACCAACACCCAGAG AATTGTGGCTGCTATCCCCAGTGTTAAGTATGCCCTAGACCAGGGAGCCAAGTCTGTGGTGCTGATGAGTCACCTGGGACGGCCCGACGGCAGACGACAGGACAAGTTCTCGCTCGCGCCCGTGGCTGACGAACTCAAGAAACTCTTGGGGAG GGATGTGACGTTCCTGCCTGACTGTGTGGGAGGGGAGGTGGAGgcggcctgtgctgaccccgcCCCGGGGTCTGTCATCCTCTTGGAAAACCTGCGCTTCCACATTGAGGAGGAGGGGAAGGGAGTGGACGAAGGGGGAAACAAG GTGAAAGCAAAGCCAGATGATGTGACTGCCTTCAGGTCCTCTCTCACCAACTTGGGTGATGTGTACGTCAATGATGCCTTTGGAACGGCCCACAGAGCTCACAG TTCCATGGTTGGAGTGAACCACTCCCAGAGAGCCTCAGGTTTCCTTCTGAAGAAAGAGCTGGACTACTTCAACAGGGCTCTGCAGAACCCCAACAGGCCCTTCCTGGCCATCCTTGGAGG TGCTAAAATCAAGGACAAGATACCCCTGATCGAGAACATGTTGgacaaggtcaatgacctcatcATCGTAGGAGGCATGGCCTTCACCTTCCTCAAGGTCCTGAATGGGATGAAG ATTGGGTCATCTCTCTTCGACAAGGAAGGGGCCAAGATCGTTGAGCACTTGATGGAGAAGGCGAAAAAGAATGGTGTTGCAATCCACTTCCCAGTGGACTTCGTCACCGCAGATGCCTTTTCTGAGAGTGCAGCAACAGGCACAGCCACAGTGGAGTCTGGGATaccggatggatggatg GGATTGGACTGTGGGCCTGAAAGTGGGAGGAAGTTTAAGGAGGTGATCTCCAGGTCTAACACCATTGTTTGGAATGG GCCGGTGGGTGTGTTTGAGTTTGAGAAGTTTGCTGCGGGGACTAAGGGAATGATGGACGATGTTGTGGCTGTTACACAGAAGGGAGCTGTCACTATTATTG gGGGAGGTGACACAGCGACTTGCTGTGCTAAGTTTGGTACCGAGGACAAAGTCAGCCACGTCAGCACTGGGGGTGGAGCTAGCCTGGAACTACTGGAAG GGAAGACATTACCAGGGGTGGCAGCTCTCTCGGAGGCCTGA
- the LOC118419497 gene encoding phosphoglycerate kinase 1-like isoform X1, whose protein sequence is MSLTKLSIDKVDVKGKRVLMRVDFNVPMKGKEITNTQRIVAAIPSVKYALDQGAKSVVLMSHLGRPDGRRQDKFSLAPVADELKKLLGRDVTFLPDCVGGEVEAACADPAPGSVILLENLRFHIEEEGKGVDEGGNKVKAKPDDVTAFRSSLTNLGDVYVNDAFGTAHRAHSSMVGVNHSQRASGFLLKKELDYFNRALQNPNRPFLAILGGSFPEGKAIFGPVCSTASAKIKDKIPLIENMLDKVNDLIIVGGMAFTFLKVLNGMKIGSSLFDKEGAKIVEHLMEKAKKNGVAIHFPVDFVTADAFSESAATGTATVESGIPDGWMGLDCGPESGRKFKEVISRSNTIVWNGPVGVFEFEKFAAGTKGMMDDVVAVTQKGAVTIIGGGDTATCCAKFGTEDKVSHVSTGGGASLELLEGKTLPGVAALSEA, encoded by the exons ATGTCGCTAACGAAGCTCAGTATCGACAAGGTGGACGTCAAGGGGAAGAGAGTCCTCATGAG GGTGGACTTCAATGTTCCCATGAAGGGAAAGGAAATTACCAACACCCAGAG AATTGTGGCTGCTATCCCCAGTGTTAAGTATGCCCTAGACCAGGGAGCCAAGTCTGTGGTGCTGATGAGTCACCTGGGACGGCCCGACGGCAGACGACAGGACAAGTTCTCGCTCGCGCCCGTGGCTGACGAACTCAAGAAACTCTTGGGGAG GGATGTGACGTTCCTGCCTGACTGTGTGGGAGGGGAGGTGGAGgcggcctgtgctgaccccgcCCCGGGGTCTGTCATCCTCTTGGAAAACCTGCGCTTCCACATTGAGGAGGAGGGGAAGGGAGTGGACGAAGGGGGAAACAAG GTGAAAGCAAAGCCAGATGATGTGACTGCCTTCAGGTCCTCTCTCACCAACTTGGGTGATGTGTACGTCAATGATGCCTTTGGAACGGCCCACAGAGCTCACAG TTCCATGGTTGGAGTGAACCACTCCCAGAGAGCCTCAGGTTTCCTTCTGAAGAAAGAGCTGGACTACTTCAACAGGGCTCTGCAGAACCCCAACAGGCCCTTCCTGGCCATCCTTGGAGG GTCCTTTCCTGAGGGCAAGGCTATTTTTGGCCCTGTGTGCAGTACTGCCAG TGCTAAAATCAAGGACAAGATACCCCTGATCGAGAACATGTTGgacaaggtcaatgacctcatcATCGTAGGAGGCATGGCCTTCACCTTCCTCAAGGTCCTGAATGGGATGAAG ATTGGGTCATCTCTCTTCGACAAGGAAGGGGCCAAGATCGTTGAGCACTTGATGGAGAAGGCGAAAAAGAATGGTGTTGCAATCCACTTCCCAGTGGACTTCGTCACCGCAGATGCCTTTTCTGAGAGTGCAGCAACAGGCACAGCCACAGTGGAGTCTGGGATaccggatggatggatg GGATTGGACTGTGGGCCTGAAAGTGGGAGGAAGTTTAAGGAGGTGATCTCCAGGTCTAACACCATTGTTTGGAATGG GCCGGTGGGTGTGTTTGAGTTTGAGAAGTTTGCTGCGGGGACTAAGGGAATGATGGACGATGTTGTGGCTGTTACACAGAAGGGAGCTGTCACTATTATTG gGGGAGGTGACACAGCGACTTGCTGTGCTAAGTTTGGTACCGAGGACAAAGTCAGCCACGTCAGCACTGGGGGTGGAGCTAGCCTGGAACTACTGGAAG GGAAGACATTACCAGGGGTGGCAGCTCTCTCGGAGGCCTGA
- the LOC118418878 gene encoding uncharacterized protein LOC118418878 gives MTKGAKKTSSWASSRKEMPKKVCKKLIGADPNLGWKLAGEMVIKRLLGSDVVPVSCPEDSACFDLGTILVKDHQSLTAKAAHRHTTLRAIGTVEGMSVSAPANLRTILTPKADENWEAPPSGFPWTYTIGNEHDGERKRFYVKVGDVKKEVVHLTLKKGDLRLQLNNNDDLRKAKAVYIVTEAFYASSLKVEVTVDDRQGSFFTEDKILIGFRYQKFKLSKTGVVGPELSTNIKRNRRVYFFSLVAVSSSKAQGCQKL, from the coding sequence ATGACGAAAGGTGCAAAGAAGACGTCCTCGTGGGCCAGTTCTCGCAAGGAGATGCCCAAGAAGGTGTGTAAGAAATTGATCGGTGCCGATCCGAACCTGGGCTGGAAGCTGGCGGGAGAGATGGTCATCAAACGGCTGCTGGGCTCGGATGTCGTCCCGGTGTCCTGTCCCGAGGATTCGGCGTGCTTCGACCTCGGCACCATCCTGGTGAAAGATCACCAGTCGTTGACTGCCAAGGCTGCCCACCGCCACACGACTCTAAGGGCCATCGGTACCGTCGAGGGCATGAGCGTGAGCGCGCCGGCAAACCTGCGGACCATCCTCACTCCCAAGGCCGATGAGAACTGGGAAGCTCCCCCTTCAGGCTTTCCGTGGACCTATACCATTGGTAACGAGCATGACGGCGAGAGGAAGAGGTTCTACGTGAAGGTTGGAGACGTCAAGAAGGAGGTGGTTCACCTGACTCTCAAGAAAGGAGACCTGCGTCTTCAACTCAACAACAACGACGACTTGAGGAAAGCCAAGGCTGTGTACATCGTGACGGAAGCATTCTACGCCAGCAGTCTGAAAGTTGAAGTGACGGTGGATGATCGCCAGGGGTCGTTCTTCACAGAAGATAAAATCTTGATAGGGTTCCGCTACCAGAAGTTCAAACTCTCCAAGACAGGAGTTGTCGGTCCGGAACTGTCCACAAACATCAAGAGAAATAGGcgagtttattttttttctttagtagCCGTGTCTTCCTCAAAAGCTCAAGGTTGTCAAAAGCTGTAA